Proteins co-encoded in one Sulfurimonas sp. HSL1-2 genomic window:
- a CDS encoding CTP synthase has translation MTKYIFVTGGVLSSLGKGITAASIGALLKHAGKKVGMLKIDPYINVDPGTMSPLEHGEVFVTKDGAETDLDIGNYERFLDTAFLKTSNFTTGQVYSSVIERERAGGYLGQTIQVIPHIVGEIVDRIKMAGEGHDILVVELGGTVGDIEGQPFMEAVRQMKHDEEVSGTFFIHVTLIPYIKAAGEHKSKPTQHSVQELRRIGITPQMIIARSEHALPKTFKKKLAFSCDVPQDSVIEALDAPSIYAVPISFMHQNILPPIAKALELGDLNPDMEQWDALVKKIVSPQERISIGFVGKYLELKESYKSLIEALIHSGAHLDTKVDFCWVDSEEIEERGAEALLQDCDAVLVAGGFGSRGVEGKIQAITYARTNKVPYLGICLGMQLTLVEYARNVLGYEGANSVEFDEETPYPMIYLIDNFINQSGETELRTHKSPMGGTLRLGEYPCDTKEGSLLREAYRGEKTIFERHRHRYEANPTYRKALEDAGMIVTGESNGLIEAVEIPAHPWFLGVQFHPEFTSRLQTPNPSILAFVKAALAHAKGA, from the coding sequence ATGACGAAATATATCTTTGTAACGGGCGGGGTACTGAGTTCCCTCGGAAAAGGGATCACGGCCGCTTCCATCGGTGCGCTGCTGAAGCATGCCGGCAAAAAGGTCGGGATGCTCAAGATCGACCCCTATATCAACGTCGACCCGGGGACGATGAGCCCCCTGGAACACGGCGAGGTCTTCGTGACCAAAGACGGTGCGGAAACCGACCTCGATATCGGGAACTACGAACGTTTTCTCGATACGGCGTTCCTGAAGACCAGCAACTTTACGACCGGCCAGGTCTACAGCTCGGTCATCGAGCGCGAGCGCGCCGGGGGCTACCTGGGACAGACCATCCAGGTGATCCCGCACATCGTCGGCGAGATCGTCGACCGTATCAAAATGGCGGGCGAAGGGCATGATATCCTCGTTGTCGAGCTCGGCGGGACCGTCGGTGACATCGAGGGGCAGCCGTTCATGGAAGCCGTGCGCCAGATGAAACACGACGAGGAGGTCTCCGGGACCTTCTTCATCCATGTCACCCTGATCCCCTACATCAAAGCGGCCGGCGAGCACAAAAGCAAGCCGACGCAGCACTCGGTCCAGGAACTGCGCCGTATCGGTATCACGCCGCAGATGATCATCGCGCGCAGCGAGCACGCCCTGCCGAAGACCTTCAAGAAAAAGCTCGCGTTCTCCTGTGACGTTCCCCAGGACAGCGTGATCGAAGCCCTGGACGCGCCGAGCATCTACGCGGTGCCCATCAGCTTCATGCACCAGAACATCCTGCCTCCGATCGCCAAGGCGCTCGAGCTGGGCGACCTGAACCCGGATATGGAGCAGTGGGATGCGCTGGTGAAGAAGATTGTCTCCCCGCAGGAGCGCATCAGCATCGGTTTCGTCGGCAAGTACCTGGAGCTCAAGGAGTCCTACAAGTCCCTGATCGAGGCGCTGATCCATTCGGGTGCCCACCTGGATACGAAAGTCGACTTCTGCTGGGTCGACAGCGAGGAGATCGAGGAACGCGGCGCGGAGGCACTGCTGCAGGATTGCGACGCGGTCCTCGTCGCCGGCGGTTTCGGTTCGCGCGGGGTGGAAGGAAAAATCCAGGCGATCACCTATGCCCGTACGAACAAGGTCCCCTATCTCGGGATCTGCCTCGGGATGCAGCTCACTCTTGTCGAATACGCCCGCAACGTGCTGGGTTACGAGGGTGCCAACTCCGTCGAGTTCGACGAAGAGACGCCGTACCCGATGATCTACCTGATCGACAATTTCATCAACCAGAGCGGCGAGACCGAACTGCGCACCCACAAGTCCCCGATGGGCGGGACCCTGCGCCTGGGCGAATACCCCTGTGACACGAAAGAGGGCTCTTTGCTGCGCGAAGCCTACCGCGGTGAAAAGACGATCTTCGAACGCCACCGCCACCGCTATGAGGCGAACCCAACCTACCGCAAAGCGCTTGAAGATGCCGGCATGATTGTGACCGGTGAATCCAACGGCCTGATCGAAGCCGTCGAGATCCCGGCACACCCGTGGTTCCTCGGTGTCCAGTTCCACCCGGAATTCACGTCGCGCCTGCAGACGCCGAACCCTTCCATCCTCGCCTTCGTCAAGGCGGCACTGGCCCATGCCAAAGGCGCCTGA
- a CDS encoding cation:proton antiporter — protein MDQPLIYAVTALAISVILNILLKKIGVSQVIGYILTGTIIVYAFDLRHFSDSHTLEQMAEFGIVFLMFTIGLELSLPRLGALKQIVFVNGLLQVLVTAVTVFAFSYGLFGIGLTSSIIIASAFALSSTAVVLSYLKSSKEIHLPYGQRAMGILIFQDIAVIPILLLIGFLASEGGDWQSTLLHTAESAVLILLILFTVGRPLMTWLLHFAADSGIEELFLGSVLVIAVGASLLADAMGFTYSLGAFLAGVIIAETRYHHKVEADIASFKDLLLGVFFVTVGMKIDLAFFAGHLVNILGILAAVMLLKSLIIFALIRLSSPTPVALKTALSLSQLGEFSFAIFALAASDGLLDPALEQYLIMMVVVSLVLTPFYLPKVHPFVLKRFQQKGLHDNLAPIAEHRDHIIVCGFSTVGKFVAAELKALGMDYVIIDNSLKHVKEGLACNEAIYLGDLSKPAIAEALHTENASAVIVTLDNPEKKSLICETVLAINPQANLVVKIVTLEEKKGLEALHVGHIVDGKHEVAKVLVSQAMQCEM, from the coding sequence ATGGACCAGCCCCTGATCTACGCCGTTACGGCCCTCGCCATCTCCGTCATCCTCAACATCCTTCTCAAGAAGATCGGCGTCTCCCAGGTGATCGGCTACATCCTGACGGGCACGATCATCGTCTACGCTTTCGACCTGCGCCACTTCAGCGATTCGCATACCCTGGAGCAGATGGCGGAATTCGGGATCGTCTTCTTGATGTTCACGATCGGACTGGAGCTCTCCCTGCCGCGGCTGGGGGCGCTGAAACAGATCGTCTTCGTCAACGGCCTGCTGCAGGTCCTGGTCACGGCGGTGACGGTTTTTGCTTTTTCCTACGGCCTCTTCGGCATCGGCCTCACCTCCTCCATCATCATCGCGAGCGCCTTTGCGCTCTCCTCCACCGCCGTCGTGCTCAGCTACCTCAAAAGCTCCAAGGAGATCCACCTCCCCTACGGGCAGCGCGCCATGGGGATCCTGATCTTCCAGGACATCGCCGTCATCCCGATCCTGCTGCTCATCGGCTTCCTCGCCAGCGAGGGGGGAGACTGGCAGAGCACCCTGCTGCACACCGCGGAGAGTGCCGTCCTGATCCTGCTCATTCTCTTCACCGTCGGCCGGCCGCTGATGACCTGGCTGCTGCATTTCGCCGCCGACAGCGGGATCGAGGAGCTCTTCCTCGGCTCGGTCCTCGTCATCGCCGTCGGGGCCTCCCTGCTGGCCGATGCCATGGGGTTCACCTACTCTCTGGGCGCCTTCCTCGCCGGGGTCATCATCGCCGAAACCAGGTACCATCACAAGGTCGAGGCGGATATCGCCTCCTTCAAAGACCTCCTGCTGGGCGTCTTCTTCGTCACCGTCGGCATGAAAATAGACCTCGCTTTTTTCGCCGGTCACCTCGTCAATATCCTCGGCATCCTCGCGGCCGTCATGCTGCTCAAAAGCCTGATCATCTTTGCATTGATCCGCCTGAGCAGCCCGACGCCCGTCGCCCTGAAGACGGCACTGTCGCTCTCCCAGCTCGGCGAATTCTCCTTCGCCATCTTCGCCCTCGCCGCCTCGGACGGGCTGCTCGACCCGGCGCTGGAGCAGTACCTAATCATGATGGTCGTCGTCTCCCTCGTCCTGACCCCCTTTTACCTGCCGAAGGTCCACCCCTTCGTGCTCAAGCGGTTCCAGCAGAAGGGGCTCCACGACAACCTTGCCCCCATCGCGGAGCACCGTGACCACATCATCGTCTGCGGTTTCAGTACCGTCGGGAAGTTCGTCGCAGCCGAGCTCAAGGCGCTGGGGATGGACTATGTCATTATCGACAACTCCCTCAAACACGTCAAAGAGGGGCTTGCCTGCAATGAGGCCATCTACCTCGGCGACCTCTCCAAGCCGGCCATTGCGGAAGCGCTGCATACGGAGAACGCCTCCGCCGTCATCGTGACGCTCGACAACCCCGAAAAGAAAAGCCTGATCTGCGAAACGGTCCTCGCCATCAATCCGCAGGCCAACCTTGTCGTGAAAATCGTGACGCTCGAAGAGAAAAAAGGGCTTGAAGCGCTGCATGTCGGCCATATCGTCGACGGGAAGCATGAAGTTGCAAAGGTCCTGGTTTCCCAGGCTATGCAATGTGAAATGTAA
- a CDS encoding RDD family protein, with protein MRWREIKHTKPKPKPKSGPTVTYADFRTRALAFVTDIFMIGIPITLLIMIVFGHDQMMNSAGGMDVLMNPAEAQKHAPNPYASLTQMLLYAVTFVLFWHKSGQTPGKKMMHIRVVDAATFRTASWGRLVLRFVGYFLSFITLVGFFTGLFRRDGRALHDLISGTAVINA; from the coding sequence ATGCGATGGCGAGAGATCAAACACACCAAACCGAAACCGAAACCAAAAAGCGGCCCGACAGTGACCTATGCCGACTTCCGTACTCGGGCACTGGCCTTTGTCACGGACATCTTCATGATCGGCATTCCCATCACCCTGCTCATCATGATCGTCTTCGGGCATGACCAGATGATGAACAGCGCCGGCGGAATGGACGTACTGATGAACCCGGCCGAGGCGCAGAAACACGCCCCCAACCCCTACGCATCTTTAACGCAGATGCTGCTCTATGCCGTCACCTTCGTCCTCTTCTGGCACAAAAGCGGGCAGACGCCCGGCAAAAAGATGATGCACATCCGGGTCGTCGACGCAGCCACCTTCCGAACGGCCTCCTGGGGGCGGCTGGTCCTGCGCTTCGTCGGCTATTTTCTGTCCTTTATCACCCTGGTCGGTTTCTTTACCGGCCTGTTCCGCCGCGACGGCAGGGCCCTGCACGACCTGATCAGCGGCACCGCCGTCATCAACGCCTGA
- a CDS encoding MFS transporter produces MPLLVSFFYFFYFAIIGVYVIFMPKVLEMVGYTPSEIGIIFASAPLVRFAVPFAFMRGLRLDRTVFNGALVLMLGAAAAFFPALPHFWALLAANITLGIGLSLILPYIEVIVLELIGKERYGKVRLFGSVGFILVALALVKVLDAPQTALFFLMGTTLLTALFGYLIAGHDAKKQTEAPAVADSGGFTLLTHPGLWLGFLLMQISFGPFYNFFTIYETAHGVSLDMTIYLWSFGVIAEIVLFYFQGPLLRRNLHALLEFAAGVTVLRWLIVWQFPENLPLLFVAQSMHAISFALFHTAAISYLYTLFTQKKLAQQFFFGISYGLGGFIGAVGSGYIYEFLPGALFLTAAAASALAVVALRRG; encoded by the coding sequence ATGCCCCTGCTCGTCTCCTTCTTTTACTTTTTCTACTTCGCGATCATCGGCGTCTACGTCATCTTTATGCCCAAGGTGCTCGAGATGGTCGGCTACACCCCCTCCGAGATCGGCATCATCTTCGCCAGTGCGCCGCTGGTACGTTTCGCCGTCCCCTTCGCCTTTATGCGCGGCCTCCGGCTCGACCGGACGGTCTTCAACGGCGCCCTGGTGCTGATGCTCGGCGCCGCCGCCGCGTTTTTCCCCGCCCTGCCCCACTTCTGGGCGCTGCTGGCCGCCAACATCACCCTCGGAATAGGGCTCAGCCTGATCCTCCCCTATATCGAAGTGATCGTCCTGGAGCTGATCGGCAAAGAGCGCTACGGGAAGGTGAGGCTGTTTGGTTCGGTCGGCTTCATCCTTGTCGCCCTGGCACTGGTCAAGGTACTGGACGCGCCGCAGACGGCGCTCTTTTTCCTGATGGGCACCACGCTGCTGACAGCCCTTTTCGGCTACCTCATCGCCGGGCATGATGCCAAAAAACAGACCGAAGCGCCTGCGGTAGCCGACAGCGGCGGCTTTACACTGCTGACGCACCCCGGGCTCTGGCTGGGTTTTTTACTGATGCAGATCAGCTTCGGCCCCTTCTACAACTTCTTCACCATCTACGAGACCGCCCACGGCGTCAGCCTCGACATGACCATCTACCTCTGGAGTTTCGGCGTCATCGCCGAGATCGTCCTCTTCTATTTCCAAGGACCCCTGCTGCGCCGCAATCTGCATGCACTGCTGGAGTTCGCCGCGGGCGTGACCGTACTGCGCTGGCTGATCGTCTGGCAGTTCCCCGAGAACCTGCCGCTGCTGTTCGTGGCGCAGAGCATGCACGCCATCAGTTTCGCCCTCTTTCACACGGCGGCCATCAGCTACCTCTACACCCTCTTTACGCAGAAAAAGCTGGCGCAGCAGTTCTTCTTCGGGATCAGCTACGGGCTGGGGGGATTTATCGGGGCCGTCGGTTCGGGGTACATCTATGAGTTTCTGCCCGGGGCGCTCTTTCTCACCGCGGCGGCCGCATCGGCGCTCGCCGTCGTCGCGTTGCGGCGCGGCTAG
- a CDS encoding DUF481 domain-containing protein, with protein MLRTLFLLLISIQLFAIVAIKPREVGEKPGLSGELTGAFETRRGNTEKDNYAGSLQLQYDSNASYVVWGVLRGEYGEAGGVRNTNNLFAHLRYIENVMGSDVAAEGFAQMEQDEFKSIKDRALAGGGMRWKVLNKKRGQWGGLFIGAGAYAEYIGYSTAVDPLERNLRFNSYLAYSLPLSSEGLFTAVGYYQPKCDDVNDYYATASARIELQIYRQLYLGFSVEYAHDSKPAVGIKQDDFSQRTLFTFKF; from the coding sequence TTGTTACGTACGCTTTTTCTCCTGCTCATTTCCATTCAGCTCTTTGCCATCGTGGCGATCAAACCCCGCGAGGTCGGCGAGAAGCCGGGTCTTTCGGGTGAACTGACCGGCGCCTTTGAGACCAGACGCGGCAACACGGAGAAAGACAACTACGCCGGGAGCCTCCAGCTGCAGTATGACAGCAATGCGAGCTACGTCGTCTGGGGTGTCCTGCGCGGCGAATACGGCGAAGCGGGCGGGGTACGGAACACGAACAACCTCTTTGCGCACCTCCGTTATATCGAAAACGTGATGGGCTCCGACGTGGCGGCGGAAGGGTTTGCGCAGATGGAGCAGGACGAGTTCAAGTCCATCAAGGACCGGGCCCTCGCCGGCGGGGGGATGCGCTGGAAAGTGCTGAACAAGAAGCGCGGCCAGTGGGGCGGGCTCTTCATCGGTGCAGGGGCCTACGCCGAATATATCGGCTATTCGACCGCCGTCGACCCGCTGGAGCGCAACCTCCGTTTTAACAGCTACCTGGCCTACAGTCTTCCGCTCTCAAGTGAGGGGCTGTTCACGGCCGTCGGGTATTACCAGCCAAAATGCGATGATGTCAATGATTACTATGCGACGGCTTCGGCGCGGATCGAACTGCAGATCTACCGGCAGCTCTACCTCGGTTTCTCGGTGGAGTACGCCCACGATTCAAAGCCTGCTGTCGGCATCAAGCAGGATGATTTCTCCCAGCGGACCCTGTTCACCTTCAAATTCTAG
- a CDS encoding DUF481 domain-containing protein, which yields MKRFLTPILAVSALFAAETAPKPNPLVTHTELSYVQTQGNTDTTAFSLDFNGKKSWGAHSLKLHADALYGTENSQENKNRLFGELNYDWQFARHLALNYVAGYKDDKFSGFAYQFYTGPGAKVIVLDEKPYALEFQGNVLYSIDQGMNKYYDINGTEVPYPYPNGTAGLTKVDGTYNDYWGYMLKGAFSWIIVEGFKFIEEASYRSGFDNDQNYFVASKTALESKINSTFSMGISYKVDYTNLPPAGNERTDTTFMTSLIIDY from the coding sequence ATGAAACGTTTTCTGACCCCGATCCTGGCCGTTTCGGCCCTTTTCGCCGCCGAGACGGCGCCGAAACCGAACCCTCTTGTCACCCACACGGAGCTCAGTTACGTCCAGACCCAGGGGAATACCGATACGACCGCCTTCTCGCTTGATTTCAACGGGAAAAAGAGCTGGGGGGCGCACAGCCTGAAGCTCCACGCGGATGCGCTTTACGGCACGGAGAACAGCCAGGAGAACAAGAACAGGCTTTTCGGCGAGCTCAACTACGACTGGCAGTTCGCCAGGCATCTTGCCTTGAACTACGTGGCCGGCTATAAGGATGACAAGTTCTCCGGTTTCGCCTATCAGTTCTACACCGGTCCCGGTGCGAAGGTGATTGTTTTGGATGAAAAGCCCTACGCTCTGGAGTTCCAGGGGAACGTGCTCTACAGCATCGACCAGGGGATGAACAAGTATTACGACATCAACGGGACGGAGGTCCCTTACCCCTACCCGAACGGTACGGCCGGCCTGACCAAAGTCGACGGCACCTATAACGACTACTGGGGTTATATGCTCAAAGGGGCGTTCAGCTGGATCATCGTCGAGGGGTTCAAGTTCATCGAAGAGGCGAGCTACCGCAGCGGTTTTGACAATGACCAGAACTATTTCGTCGCCTCGAAAACGGCGCTCGAGAGCAAGATCAACAGCACCTTTTCGATGGGGATCAGCTACAAGGTCGATTACACGAACCTCCCTCCGGCAGGGAACGAACGCACGGATACGACCTTCATGACTTCATTGATTATCGACTACTAG
- a CDS encoding mechanosensitive ion channel domain-containing protein, protein MEAYLDPETYGPYLDLALGYALQLLGALLIFLIGKRVAKALGNVTNKAMSKYGVDETLTKFVSSSVYFVLLVVVIMAALGQLGIETTSFMAILGAAGLAVGLALKDTLANVGAAVIILIFRPFKVGDFVEAGGATGTVESISLFTTTISPVDNRTIIVPNAAITAGNIVNFSNKPVRRVDHVVGIGYGDDLKRAKEVLYGVIRDNPRTLDEPAPLVAVSELGDSSVNFTVRAWVKSEEYWDAYFGIIEEVKLALDANGITIPYPQMDIHLDSTENEEPKA, encoded by the coding sequence ATGGAAGCTTATCTGGATCCGGAAACGTACGGTCCCTATCTTGACCTGGCCCTCGGCTACGCGCTGCAGCTCCTGGGTGCCCTGCTTATCTTCCTGATCGGGAAAAGGGTGGCGAAGGCGCTGGGCAACGTGACAAACAAGGCGATGTCGAAATACGGTGTCGACGAGACGCTGACGAAGTTTGTGTCGAGCAGCGTCTATTTTGTCCTGCTGGTCGTCGTCATCATGGCGGCGCTCGGACAGCTGGGGATCGAGACGACCTCGTTCATGGCGATCCTCGGTGCCGCCGGCCTCGCGGTCGGCCTGGCATTGAAAGACACCCTGGCCAATGTCGGCGCTGCCGTCATTATCCTGATCTTCCGCCCCTTCAAGGTCGGCGACTTTGTCGAGGCCGGCGGCGCAACGGGGACGGTGGAGAGCATCAGCCTCTTTACGACGACCATCAGCCCGGTCGACAACCGCACCATCATCGTTCCGAATGCCGCAATCACGGCCGGGAACATCGTCAACTTTTCCAACAAGCCGGTGCGCCGTGTCGACCATGTCGTCGGCATCGGTTACGGGGACGATCTCAAAAGAGCCAAAGAGGTGCTGTACGGCGTGATCCGTGATAATCCCCGCACGCTCGACGAGCCTGCACCCTTGGTCGCGGTGAGTGAACTCGGCGACAGCAGCGTCAACTTTACCGTCCGCGCCTGGGTCAAATCCGAGGAGTACTGGGATGCCTACTTCGGCATCATCGAGGAGGTTAAGCTCGCGCTGGACGCCAACGGCATCACCATCCCCTATCCGCAGATGGACATCCATCTCGATTCCACCGAAAACGAGGAGCCCAAGGCATGA
- a CDS encoding 3-isopropylmalate dehydratase large subunit, with protein sequence MGQTITEKIFSEHAGKTVYAGEIVRVPIDMVIGNDITTPISIKAFEDAGATELANPDGFSIVLDHFIPAKDIASANQARISRDFAKKHKMKHFFDEKDMGIEHALLPEKGLVVPGDVIIGADSHTCTHGALGAFSTGMGSTDLAFAMVTGGNWFKVPESIKVVLSGKPGPFTTGKDIILEVIRMIGVDGALYRTLEFTGDTIAHLSMDDRFSMCNMAIEAGAKSGIVAVDEITEAFLADKTLARPAKIHYSDPDATYVQVLEIDVDKLEPVIAYPFLPSNGHSLSQAVSDHIKVDQAFIGSCTNGRLSDLRIAAKILEGKKVHEDVRLIVTPGTQRILREATKLGYIDTIVDAGGVVSNPTCGACLGGYMGILGDNEVAISTTNRNFVGRMGSRSSKVYLANSAVAAASAITGYITDPATID encoded by the coding sequence ATGGGTCAGACTATCACCGAAAAAATCTTCTCCGAGCACGCCGGCAAAACCGTCTATGCGGGCGAGATCGTTCGGGTGCCGATCGATATGGTCATCGGTAACGACATTACGACGCCGATCTCCATCAAGGCATTCGAGGACGCGGGCGCGACCGAACTGGCGAACCCGGACGGTTTCTCCATCGTCCTGGACCACTTCATCCCCGCAAAGGATATCGCTTCGGCCAACCAGGCACGCATCAGCCGCGACTTCGCCAAGAAGCACAAGATGAAGCACTTCTTCGACGAGAAGGATATGGGCATCGAGCACGCGCTGCTGCCGGAAAAGGGCCTCGTCGTCCCGGGTGACGTCATCATCGGCGCCGACAGCCACACCTGTACCCACGGCGCACTGGGTGCCTTCTCCACGGGGATGGGCTCCACTGACCTCGCCTTTGCCATGGTCACCGGCGGCAACTGGTTCAAAGTCCCCGAGAGCATCAAAGTCGTGCTCTCCGGAAAACCGGGTCCCTTCACGACCGGCAAGGACATCATCCTCGAAGTGATCCGCATGATCGGGGTCGACGGCGCACTTTACCGCACCCTCGAGTTCACGGGCGACACCATCGCTCACCTCAGCATGGACGACCGTTTCAGCATGTGTAACATGGCGATCGAGGCAGGCGCAAAAAGCGGGATCGTCGCCGTCGACGAGATCACCGAAGCCTTCCTGGCCGACAAAACGCTGGCACGCCCGGCGAAGATCCACTACTCCGATCCGGATGCAACGTACGTCCAGGTCCTCGAGATCGACGTGGACAAACTCGAACCGGTTATCGCCTATCCCTTCCTGCCGTCCAACGGCCACAGCCTGAGCCAGGCCGTCAGCGACCATATCAAGGTCGACCAGGCCTTTATCGGCAGCTGTACCAACGGCCGCCTCAGTGACCTGCGTATCGCCGCGAAGATCCTGGAAGGCAAGAAAGTACACGAGGACGTCCGCCTCATCGTCACGCCGGGAACGCAGCGCATCCTGCGCGAAGCGACGAAACTGGGCTACATCGACACCATCGTCGATGCCGGCGGCGTCGTCTCCAACCCGACCTGCGGCGCCTGCCTTGGCGGATACATGGGGATCCTCGGTGACAATGAAGTCGCCATCTCCACCACGAACCGCAACTTCGTCGGCCGGATGGGTTCACGCTCTTCCAAGGTCTACCTGGCCAACTCCGCCGTCGCCGCCGCCTCGGCCATCACCGGCTACATCACCGACCCGGCAACGATCGACTAG
- the mobA gene encoding molybdenum cofactor guanylyltransferase MobA, with protein sequence MPENTFPLPCVIFAGGKSSRMGRNKALLPFDGFATLAEYQYARLFPLFDATFISVKTTEGYPERLPYLPDDPSITDSAPTAGFITAFRSLGAERIFALSVDTPFVDAAVIRALLSHDSDELDAVIARTEGGTHPLCGIYHRSLLARFETMAATGDHKLGRMLSERRVRYVDFDEEQLFSNLNHLHEYEAALKRVDKTT encoded by the coding sequence ATGCCTGAAAACACCTTCCCGCTTCCCTGCGTCATCTTTGCCGGCGGGAAAAGCTCGCGCATGGGCCGCAACAAAGCCCTGCTCCCCTTTGACGGTTTTGCCACCCTCGCCGAGTACCAGTACGCCCGTCTCTTTCCCCTCTTCGACGCCACCTTCATCTCCGTCAAAACAACCGAGGGCTATCCGGAAAGGCTCCCCTATCTCCCCGACGATCCGTCGATAACGGATTCCGCACCGACCGCAGGCTTTATCACCGCGTTCCGGAGTCTGGGGGCGGAACGCATCTTTGCACTCAGCGTCGACACCCCCTTCGTCGATGCCGCCGTCATCCGTGCGTTGCTTTCCCATGACAGCGATGAACTTGATGCCGTGATCGCCAGAACAGAGGGGGGCACGCACCCGCTCTGCGGCATCTACCACCGCAGCCTGCTGGCACGCTTCGAAACGATGGCCGCGACCGGTGATCATAAACTGGGCAGGATGCTCTCGGAGCGCCGGGTCCGCTATGTCGATTTTGACGAGGAGCAGCTTTTCAGCAATCTCAACCATCTGCACGAATACGAAGCGGCATTGAAAAGAGTGGACAAAACAACGTAG
- the moaC gene encoding cyclic pyranopterin monophosphate synthase MoaC, producing the protein MQLTHLDEKDRPKMVDVSAKAPTERVAVASGKITMSPDAYSAIVEERTKKGPVLQTAVIAAIMGTKKTSDLIPMCHPLNLSGINCDVEELPELPGFRLSVTAKLTGQTGVEMEALTGVSIGLLTIYDMVKAIDKGMVISDVQLETKRGGKSGEYQRS; encoded by the coding sequence ATGCAGCTGACCCATCTGGATGAAAAAGACCGGCCGAAGATGGTCGACGTTTCCGCCAAAGCCCCAACGGAACGCGTGGCGGTCGCCAGCGGTAAAATCACGATGAGCCCGGATGCCTACAGCGCCATCGTCGAGGAGCGGACCAAAAAGGGACCGGTGCTTCAGACGGCCGTGATCGCCGCGATCATGGGGACCAAGAAGACCTCGGACCTCATCCCGATGTGCCACCCCCTCAACCTCAGCGGCATCAACTGCGACGTGGAAGAGCTGCCGGAGCTGCCGGGCTTCAGGCTCAGCGTCACAGCCAAGCTGACCGGGCAGACCGGGGTGGAGATGGAGGCGCTGACCGGGGTCAGCATCGGTTTGCTGACCATCTACGATATGGTCAAAGCCATCGACAAAGGGATGGTAATCTCTGACGTACAACTCGAAACGAAACGAGGAGGCAAAAGTGGTGAATATCAACGATCTTGA
- a CDS encoding DUF493 domain-containing protein codes for MVNINDLDQKLELEYPCNWCYKVVGEEREKLENAIREVIQEREHKLAHSNTSRTGKYISLDLELLVHNEDDRQFIFDALKAHQHVKIVL; via the coding sequence GTGGTGAATATCAACGATCTTGATCAAAAACTTGAACTGGAATACCCCTGTAATTGGTGTTACAAAGTCGTCGGCGAAGAGCGCGAAAAGCTGGAAAACGCCATCCGGGAAGTCATTCAGGAGCGCGAACACAAACTCGCCCACTCCAATACAAGCCGTACCGGGAAATATATCAGCCTGGATCTCGAACTGCTTGTGCACAACGAAGATGACCGTCAGTTCATCTTCGATGCGCTCAAAGCGCACCAACACGTCAAAATCGTTTTATAG
- a CDS encoding heme-binding domain-containing protein yields MKKVLIIVLLVVVGIQFIPMNVPAEVPTKAEDELEAPEEVLAILKRSCFDCHSNHTTYPWYSSVAPVSWFTKMHVKEGREHMNFSTWANYDDDKKAGYLDKIPKAIKSKMPLPSYLIMHADAKLSDADKKVLTDWATEAAFELE; encoded by the coding sequence ATGAAAAAGGTATTGATAATTGTATTACTGGTTGTAGTAGGGATTCAATTCATTCCGATGAATGTTCCCGCAGAGGTGCCGACGAAGGCTGAAGATGAACTGGAGGCACCAGAAGAGGTACTCGCCATTCTCAAACGTTCCTGTTTTGACTGTCACTCGAACCATACCACTTACCCATGGTATAGCTCGGTTGCACCGGTTTCATGGTTTACCAAAATGCATGTCAAAGAGGGTAGAGAACATATGAACTTCTCGACATGGGCGAATTATGATGATGACAAAAAGGCTGGCTACCTTGATAAGATCCCCAAGGCGATCAAAAGCAAAATGCCGCTTCCAAGTTATCTGATCATGCACGCAGATGCCAAACTGAGTGATGCGGATAAAAAAGTCCTCACGGATTGGGCAACCGAAGCGGCTTTTGAATTAGAATAG